tccaattgagctttacaatgatactactatttctagttcaaatccaaataattttaataattattcacctattcaaaaggacgaggatttgactagagatacccccgttttagacgatgtagtatttccttttgattacgaagccgataatggtttagaggaacgagtttattctgagaaaaatattttaaagtctagcgatttagaaacaatagtcttagacgaagaagatgaactcgtagagcatttaaacatgtgtgaggaggcatcacctgagtataacctagaagaagcaattgaccattttcatgattctgatgatctagaaattagggaaattgtagctagtctatctagagacacccaaaactccaagtttgggggtgattatcattatccatgtgatttaactcttagaaaggtccctcacttgggtcttgacatatctgcctcaaccattttacaagattatcttcatacacgttttcctgaacctagtgatgtccataacgaagttcagttattagaaacccatcctctggttgatgttgttgaaccaggctatgatacccagattgactttgttttcccaccaaatacttttcttccaaatgtgggaatgtataattttcaaatgtgtcgaatattaagttttgagactaagcctaagtactgtAGGAAAATAGAactgacacattttcttaagattgaCCGCCAGTTTCattgtggtcgattgtgtgagtcaaatctaattgacttagaggatcctcaattattcaggttgttattgtATGCTACTAAGTTTTTAGTTGAGTTTTTTCAGACTCTTAAGcttgaacattcggatctaacttatgagcaaacgcaacccatgaaaatattttatctagacccagttatagaacctgaaccacaactagacgtagttgtcttaaacaagaaactagacaagggtgtgctttatttgattttcttggcatgttgcagattccttttaatCGTGatatctctatttggtttcgatgatccacaattattccggctattaatatatgattctatgaggtggctaaatcttccaatgtctggctgaggactttaaacttagcacttcttgggaggtaacctaatttcatgcaacacggtaatatttttccttaactcttttgcttcaaatggtaagagtttctccttgttcatgcttttaattttatctttagaacattgaggacaatgttagatttaagtttgggggtatgggagaaactttttagttgcagtataaataaactccagagcctagaaatttatgtttactaagggtggcactaactaatctaagtggatggaagcatgttggttgtaggagttgaggaaccaatctgattagattgcaacatctaaagagtctattcataaaagcacagagctcaggtgttagaaataacatgatagtttcaccatatctcgttgagtccttttcacttctatttttattttgttttgtttttaaactatgtttctctaagtgattaggtggggctcaagattcaagttgttaccaatgctagggtgaattagagtgattgagatacaaaaaacaaaaaaaaaaagaaaaaaaaaaaaaaaaaaaaaaaaaaaagaaaaaaaaaaagaaaaaaaaaagttgaagaagaaaaaaaaaattgagaccagaccaaccggaataaattcaataaagtcgaccactggtacccttgtatatgccagctgagttgacatagagttaggattatcgaccactggttcccttgtatatgccagtgtgttgatattagtcagactagtatctcagtccattaggataggttcattttggcggaggccttcagacagatatgagaaacaccgttcacctagtaaacatcaaaacaatctaagtttttctctatatccatcttcttgatctatccatgtgattagtttgactccgaatatgatgtccatagtgcaactatctgagtagagctttgtgacttatatatgaattttagtatgcttgagtgcaaactcgtgtacaacaattggaatttcgcatcagggtacttcctcctgtagtcaataagtatgccaaccaaggagattctttagtgccttccaaggttctgcgtagatagctagggtctggagtaaaggttttgtgggtatatctcttgtaagccctcccgagactataactcgtccactagggacacctagggatttaaaggcttattgcatacgctaaatgcaatcgacgatgcctgcgacagtgagttaggattttgttttctattttagttttgctcgaggagtagcaaataataagtttgagggtatttgatagacacatttttgtgtctgatttgtctcgattctatatattgatagttctcattcttgtatttattttggtattttatctctttgtaggtgtttttggagaaataagcttttgcaacgaaattggctcaaaacgtggcatttgaatctctgtagcagacgtaccagtgacatcccagaaataccccggaggaaccccgagaaaagtgttgaaaacatcccagaaaaattactaaacgcacccaagggacaagtgttatacggactccataagtggataaggggcgaccactggataaggggtaacctttctccttcacgttcaaattctgaatttgggcgggaaaatagaaactctcctggcagttttggcaatcgtgatttggaggagtttgaggtcgattaaacctctgattttcataggatagactccttatgggtctaggaatctaatacgggtgttgaaatcgattatactgggctaaatcgacggatttttatcacaacaacaaaatatggaaagtcgcgtgtgtgaccttttttggggaattttagagagattaaagtgctataaaccttcccaaagatttgtatctatctaaggaagagtttaggatcaaaaggaaagctcagaaacgcgtataaattctaaaacaagaaattgcagcAACTTTGccatgaagagaaaggaagagattttggagagatttaatcggcctttttgatataaatagattggttgggtcatatagaaggagggtcgagagtttgggaacctgaggagggccagagaaaaagaaatcaaagttcgatcaaactctgtttctgctgctgctgctgctgaagaacacgaagaacggacgtccgaagacagtcgttcttcaacagtgtttacgacaaagttgcgggggtcgcagctgcagtctcaacatcacttcatatatatcgttcttcttgtaacaatgaacaacgcctttgcaacagttatttctgttgcgatttttctgttcaattgttttactccattttaatcaacttttgagctttatacatgtattttgagatcatgattaatatgaggagctaaacccaaacactgggatgacggaggaaaccctatttcacgcatgtggtaattttaataattctttatgactttttgcacttattttaattgattcgtgattttcactaattagttgtgatttcgtttgatggtgtatgcttagacgtaagagcttttgatacaccatgcttgtgatttacatctaaagttttaaaaatctatttttggcaaagaataagagtccatatttttaatatttgagctataattgattggagttattaattgagccacatgaatggaatttggtggaatcctgaatctcagtacctctcgatattgtgacaactttccttgtacatattatattaagtctaaaatcgaatctcaacaagtccgagaaacgaacactttacttaccactacaaaattacatcataAAGTAATCCCAGAATTATCAAACTCTGGAGATCAATCAAATTCACCCTTCGGGGTTCTatcagtggacgtaggcgttagtgccgaaccactttaaacattgtcttctttgatttctgttttccgatctatgaaccctcgatacccataatttattaaattTGAAAATCAGATTTCATTTTCCAACAGAAACATTTGAAATctcggagattttttttttaaaaacttgtTTACTTTATGCCCCATCCATTCCTTTCCCATCCTTCGTCCCTTATTGCTAAGGATTCGACACAAGTGAGATGATTACTCCTTGCTGTTCATTTCGAGCTGCAAAATCTTAGAGAAGTGATGAAGAAAAATAGCCGTTAGAGGGGAGAAGAGAGAAGAGGAGATGCGACTTCTTATTATGTAATCCATTTGCAGTCTCTCCTGAGGATGAAGTGAAGTTTTTAAGTATTTTGGACTCCATCATGGTCGAGATTATATAAAAAATCAGCTGATAATTGGCACGCTGGTCAATATGTCCGAGTGGTTAAGGAGACGTACTTGAAATCTGTTGGGAACCGCGCAGGTTCGAACTCTGCTGTTGacgaaatatttttttcttttttgctttgtCGATATTTTTGCCTGTCAGTTAACTTGCTTCGCCGGTATTTTCTATAGTTTTTGGTTTGCACTTGCAAGACAGTTTCGTTTGAGAATGGTTTTATACTTTTATCTGCTCTTTTTAGTTTTGAATTCGCATTTTGGTTAAGTGTCTAAAGACAAAAAATGAGACTACATAAGGAACGAAGAATCCTAGCTAATGATACAAGAAGTACCGGAGTATACATTCAAGACATCATCTCATCACAGATTGGCAACCAAACCTGCAACTGTCTTTTATTCAAATTTAACCAGCCTTTTGCTTTGCCCAGTAACTTCTTCCTACTTGAGCCTGGCGTGGTGGGGCCACtaatgaaaaagaaagagttctgctCGTCCGGGGATTGGAAACTTACTCAGGTGAGTAAGTTAGCTATCCTTTCTTCAGGTGAGGGAATATATAGCTCTTAAACCAACCTTGATAGGAAATTTGAGATACCAGGTGCTTATTTTACTTCGAGATGGGAAATTTCAAAAGAAATCACTTTGAGATAACAACCTAAAAACCCTTTAAACTTCTCCTTTTCACTAGACCTGTTGCAACAAGTTTCTGGTGGTCAGTTATTTTTATGCTCAGCTAACAACTTCTAGAAACATTCCACCCCCTTTTGTGTTGATGCTATTTGGAAAAGGCAATTAAGCCCGAGTGCGTGACACCAAAACCTTTTAGCACATATCACATTTATCCTGTCTTTAACCAGCTTAATAACCTTATTCAACTCTGGGGATGCCTATCCAATTGGCTAGAAAGCAACAACACAAAAGTATAGTTAACCAGTTACACCACAACTACAATCTCACATCCAGAATCCGTCTCCAAGCAGGAATTGATTTTATTAGTCACTGACTCTTTGTTAATCACCCTCCATGCCGCCATTACATGGCTTTTGCGCAGAATGCTAAGCAAATACCTCTAAAAGTTGGCTTCATTATGTAACTAACAGAATGCTAAGTGAAAAGGATTACCTCACAAATTTTCCCCATCTTGTCTCCCAGCTAGTTCATTAACTTACGGAGTCAAAGCATATGTCCTTCACCTTCAAGTCGTCATGGTAGTGAACCAAGCATCACAAATTTGTGTCTGACTAGCTTCAATAATATTCTTGCTATTCACACACAAATATGTCCAATCACCTTCTTTACATTCACTCGGACATTCCAAAACCATTTCACATCAAACCTGATATCTGATTGTTGAAATCTAAATCTGATAGAGACAACTATTCACCTCCCTTTGTGTCCACTTTCGAACCTCTACAATATAATTACATGCCAAAAGATTAATCTCCTCATGGACATGTTACAGTTTCATACAAATCTCACAGAACACAGAAAGCAGGCTTCAATTATAAGCATATGCAGCATCTTTAAATCCGTGAAAAACATCAACTTGAACACAAGCAACCCAATTCTGGATATATCAGGAGCCCCATAGTTTTGGTCAGCGTTTCTCAAATGTATATGAATTGGACTCAGTAGTGTACAATTGCATTATCTCTAGTGCTCCATATTCTTTTGATACCGACAAAGAAGACGGCACTATCGGCTATTTTAACTAAAGGGAAGTAAAATTCTCCATTTTCACTGATCAAAGTAAAGCATAAACCAAACTGTAATCTaacagaaacaaaaattacaacaaACAGGCAAGTTCTTGTAAACATATACACATTCATAGAGACACATTCAATAGAAATGAGAAACAATACAAACCGATATTAAGCGAGATAGAAGACATCATCAGTCATAAGAAGTACATAATGTAAAATCCTCAAAGGAGCATTTTTGAAATCCAAATGAGGCAATCTCAACTCCCTCATTCTAAAATCACCATTCTGTACACGACTGGAATCGACTTTCCTAAAGAGATAAACAGAACTAGGACCAACAAACCCAAAATCATTAGAAACAAGTGATGGATTAATCTTAGTCTTGAAAAGAGTCCAACCCAATCCAGCAAGAACCCTAGAAAAGTGATCCATGGAATCAATTCTATCACCAGTAACTCTAGAAAACAAAGAAAGTGAAGAGCAATCCCAATTACTAACTTCACtaagaatcttcttcttgttaGTGTGGTGAAAAACAAGCTTGAATAGGCCTTTAGAGAGTTGAACAAAACAACGCAATTGAGTAACGGAAGCAGTGATGAGATAAGGAAATGGAAGTGGAACAAAGTTTGGAGGTAATGAAGATGGCCATGATGAAGATGTAGATGACCATAGGGATGAGGGTAATAATGCACTtgatgcagaagaagaagaaggtgatgaagatgatggtggcCATGAGAAAATGATGTGAGAGAGAGATGGATTAGGGTATAAATCCATGCCCATTTCTCTAGCAATGGTTGCTAATCTATATGTATCttttacaatttctttggttGGGAGGAAAAGAAGCAATGGGGTTTTGGTTTCAttgtcgctg
This DNA window, taken from Papaver somniferum cultivar HN1 chromosome 3, ASM357369v1, whole genome shotgun sequence, encodes the following:
- the LOC113361339 gene encoding uncharacterized protein LOC113361339, with product MLSLKLVRSLILGGETSNSNSSSSSDNETKTPLLLFLPTKEIVKDTYRLATIAREMGMDLYPNPSLSHIIFSWPPSSSSPSSSSASSALLPSSLWSSTSSSWPSSLPPNFVPLPFPYLITASVTQLRCFVQLSKGLFKLVFHHTNKKKILSEVSNWDCSSLSLFSRVTGDRIDSMDHFSRVLAGLGWTLFKTKINPSLVSNDFGFVGPSSVYLFRKVDSSRVQNGDFRMRELRLPHLDFKNAPLRILHYVLLMTDDVFYLA